Genomic segment of Jaculus jaculus isolate mJacJac1 chromosome 6, mJacJac1.mat.Y.cur, whole genome shotgun sequence:
actgcCTAGTACCaatgtataaagccagatgcatgaggtggtacatttgtctcaagtttgtttgcagtggctagatgccccagAGTGCCCATTCCATCCctctcgctcttaaataaataaatttttaaaatttatttatttatttgagagcgtcagacacagagagaaagacagagggagagagaatgggcgcgccagggcttccagcctctgcaaacaactccagacgcgtgcgcccccttgtgcatctggctaacgtgggacctggggaaccaagcctcgaaccggggttcttaggcttcacaggcaagtgcttaaccgctaagccatctctccagcccaaataaataaatttttaaaaaatgtaacatttTCTTAAACTTCCTTCAAGTATTAattggccatggtggcacacacctttaagcccagcacaaaggaggctgaagcaggaatgCTGTGTGTTGGGAGGCCAAcatgggactacaaaatgagttccaggtcagcctggattacagagagaccctgccttggaggggaaaacaaacaaacaaacatggagcatggtggcacacgcctttaatcccagcactatgctCATActtatgcaaataaattaaactataataaaaacatggtttgagggggctggagagatggcttagcagttaagcacgcttgcctgtgaagcctaaggacggacctcagttcgaggctccattccccaggacccacgttagccagatgtgtctggagttcgtttgcaggggctggaggccctggcgcgcccattctctctatctgcctctttctctctctgcctgtggctctcaaattaataaacaaacaacaacagcaacaacaaaaaaccctggtTTGAACCAGGCAtgccataatcctagcactcaggaagctgaagtaggaagatcactgtaaattgTAGGCTCTGCCACAAAAGAGAAATTTTATCTATAAAGCAGGGTAATGCTTTCCCTGTGTGGATATAATTTACTTAGAAGAGTAGTTAACATGGCAAGAGTTGGATTATACATAAAAGAAAGCTAGGGAATCAAGTAACATAAGTGTATGGCACTTAAACAAAAAAGTTACATAGTACATACTTAGGACTAAAGTTTCTCATTTTGTTTAGCTTTGTACTCAAATCTCACCAGCCAAAATCTGCTGGAATCCTTTAATGGTCTCCTTCAGGGGCACCAGCTTTCCCATGTGACCTGTGAAGACCTCAGCAACCTGGAATGGCTGGGACAAGAAGCGCTGTATTTTCCTTGCCCGGGACACAGTCAATTTATCTTCCTCAGAAAGTTCATCCATACCCAGGATGGCAATGATGTCCTGAAGGGATTTATAGTCCTATGAGAAAACAGGACAAAAGGGCCCAAGTTAAGTATTTACATTCCTTTAATttgttcaaaaacttcagtaattAAAAGCTTCTTGTGGCCACTGAAGCAATATACTCTCACCTGCAGAATCTTTTGCACCCCTCTGGCAACATCGTAATGCTCACTGCCCACAATGTTGGGATCCATGATGCGAGAGGTGGAGTCCAGAGGATCCACAGCTGGATAAATGCCCAACTCCGCAATAGCACGAGATAGCACGGTAGTGGCATCCAAATGGGCAAAGGTGGTTGCTGGGGCAGGGTCAGTCAAGTCATCAGCAGGCACATAGATAGCCTAAATGAGGCAGGGATCCAAGGAAATcatcagaaacaaaaataattcccCTGAAAACATCCTCTTTTCTAacctctccatctccctttttGTGAGAGActactctttttctttccagttttccgaggtacggtctcactctagcccatgctgacctgaaattcatgtagtctcaggctggcctcaaactcacagcgatcccaaCTTTGCCTCCtgtggattaaagatgtgcaccaccatgcctggcaggatatTATCTAACTAGCTTCCTTGATGCCAGGTTATATACCACCTTGCCTAGCTCATGGTCATATTTTTTGTTCCAAaccatgctaatttttttttttttttaatctgggcaCTAGGGTCTAATTATCCCAAGGTGattggaactcattctatagtcccaggctgacctagaatttactatgtagtcccagagtagccttggaactcacaatgatccccctacctctgtctctgagtgctgggattaaaggcatgtgccaccacacccggcttttcatgatatatttatgtttttttttttttttttttgaggtagggtctcactctagctcaggctgacctgaaattcactatgtagtctcagggtggcctcaaactcacggtgaccctcctacctctccctcccaactgctgggatgaaaggcgtacgccaccacaccaggcgaGAGGATTTTTTGCAGCTAGGCAACTATTGTTACTAAGCTGTATCTCTAGTCCTAATTATgccaacttttattttaaatttacttatttgagagagactgagaaagggacagatagaaagggtgtgccagggcctccagccattgcaaacaaattccagatggccacgtcacagtgtgcatctggcttacatgggtcctgggaagtcgaacagaggtcctttggctttgcaggaaactgccttaaccactaagtcatctccccagccctttttcttaaaaaaaaaataatttctctctctcaaataatttttttaatatttatatttatttatttttaaaatttttagtggttaaggcatttgcctacaaagtcaaagaacccaggtccgattctccaggacccacatcaaccagatgtacaaaggggcacacccatctggagttcaattacagtggctggagaccttgcaacgcccattgtttctctttctctgtcaaataaataaataataatttttttaaaaaaagggctggaagctggtcgtggtggcacatgcctttaatcccagcacttgggaggcagaggaaggtggatcgctgtgaattcaaggccacccagagattacataataaatcccatgttagcctgggctagagtgagaccctacacctccaaaaaccaaaaaaaagtgctggtgatggcttagcagttaagacatttgccagcaaagccaaaggatcctcattcaattcccaaggacccacgtaagccagatgtacaaggtgatacacatatctggagttggtttgcagtggctggaagccctggcatgtctattctctctcaaataaatattttttaaaataattttacttttatttatttgccaacttttatatatttttatttatttgagagagagaggcagagagagagaatgggcatgccaggagccccaaccactgcaaacgaactcaggacacatgcatcccttgggcatctggcttacatgggtcctggagagtcgaatggggatcctttggctttgcaggcaaatgtctgaaCCCTTATTTGCCAACTTTTAGAGATTAAACATGAGCATAAGAAAACTTCCTGAATTACAACAGTCAAAGTAAATGAGGGAAGGGTATACTTCTAGTGATAAagcatgtgcttagcatgcacaaggccttgagccacaaagaaaaaaatgagacagacggggtggctcatacctataatcctcaGGAAGAACTTGTCTCACAAAAGGGGGGGGACGTggaggcccattctgtctctctttctgcttgccaatatataaataaaggggGGGGGATTTGGTCTCATAAACTTCATGAGGTcatgaactcactacatagctgacAATAACCTTGAAGCGCTCTTCCTatctcaacttcctgagtgctaaaattacaAGCATGTACAGCCATGTCTGGCTGATgagtatcattttattttttgttttcaaactttTAGGATCTTTCACATGCAAATACAGTTTATATATCATTCTAGCCCATGAGTCTCCCACCATTTGAAAACCCTTTTGAATCTAAGTAAGattctctttattttgatttttcaagcagGGTcatattctagctcaggctgacctggaactcactccatagcttcggctggcctcaaactctcagcacccttcctacctcggcctctcaaatgttgggattaaaggtgtgagctacaaTGCCTAGCTGTAAGAAGGCCTTCTGTCTCCCTAGATACCTTTCTACAAATTAAATCTTCATTCACTTAGCTTTTCTTACCTGCACAGAAGTGATAGATCCCTTCTTGGTGGTGGTGATCCGTTCCTGCATGGTGCCCATGTCAGTGGCCAGGGTTGGCTGGTAACCCACAGCAGAAGGGATTCTACCCAATAAGGCAGacacctaaaagaaaaaaaaaaaaaaaagaggtaaagaaCAAAGAACCTAACTGTCTACATCTTTGACCTAATGTACACAACTACATAGGCAAGCCCAATGAACCAGGTCCTCAAGGCTTCCCTCATACCTCTGAGCCAGCCTGGGTGAAGCGGAAGATATTGTCGATAAACAGCAGTACATCTTGACCTTCTTGGTCTCTGAAGTATTCAGCAACAGTCAGTCCAGTCAGAGCTACCCGGGCGCGAGCACCAGGTGGTTCATTCATCTGACCATACACCAGCGCTACCTGCAATAATTACAGAAACCAGAAAGCCTAGAACAGTAGTACAGAAAGGGTCACATACATCCAAGAGTCCCAGTTAGAAAAGccactgcagggctggagggatggtttagtgattaaggcgtttgcctgcaaagccaaaggacccaggtttgattccccaggacccacataagccagatgcacaagggaacacatgcgtctggaattcgtttgcagtggttggaggccctgaagttcccattctctctttctgtctgtcaaatacataaataaaatattttaaaaaacacccgcagagccaggtgtgatggcacatgtacctttaatcctaatcccagcacttagaggcagaggtaggaggattttcgtgagttcaagtccagcctgaaactacataatgattaccaggtcagcctgggatagagggagaacctacctcaaaaaccaaaatcattGTAGGATCCTACTACTTAGGCACTAATGTTTCTGTTTGCAAATTTAATTTCCCTATTAGACATGAAAAACGAAAGTacaatatagacaataaatcagcTCAGTGCTTACCTTAGATGTAGCATCTTTTAAGTTGATAACACCTGATTCAATCATTTCATGGTATAAGTCATTGCCCTCACGGGTCCTCTCACCGACACCAGCAAACACAGAATAACCACCATGGGCTTTGGCAACATTGTTGATCAACTCCATGATCAGTACTGTCTTGCCAACTCCAGCACCACCAAAGAGCCCTAAGGAAATTAGGAAAAAATACAAGAGTTCTGTATTCCCAAATTAAGCAAACTTCTTAAAGATGTTGCTTCTTCCCATCTTATCCCTTCTCAGGAATGGCATCTGGCTTCAGCAAACTCAGAAGAACGAAAGTCAGAAGCTACT
This window contains:
- the Atp5f1b gene encoding ATP synthase subunit beta, mitochondrial, giving the protein MLSLVGRVASASASGALRGLSPSASLPPAQLLLRAAPAAVHPARDYAAQTSPAAKAGVATGRIVAVIGAVVDVQFDEGLPPILNALEVQGRETRLVLEVAQHLGESTVRTIAMDGTEGLVRGQKVLDSGAPIKIPVGPETLGRIMNVIGEPIDERGPIKTKQFAAIHAEAPEFIEMSVEQEILVTGIKVVDLLAPYAKGGKIGLFGGAGVGKTVLIMELINNVAKAHGGYSVFAGVGERTREGNDLYHEMIESGVINLKDATSKVALVYGQMNEPPGARARVALTGLTVAEYFRDQEGQDVLLFIDNIFRFTQAGSEVSALLGRIPSAVGYQPTLATDMGTMQERITTTKKGSITSVQAIYVPADDLTDPAPATTFAHLDATTVLSRAIAELGIYPAVDPLDSTSRIMDPNIVGSEHYDVARGVQKILQDYKSLQDIIAILGMDELSEEDKLTVSRARKIQRFLSQPFQVAEVFTGHMGKLVPLKETIKGFQQILAGEYDHLPEQAFYMVGPIEEAVAKADKLAEEHAS